The DNA segment TTCTTATCGATTATGATTTACTGTGTAATTTAAGAGCTGTACAGCAGTCAATATCCCATCACAATATTTACAGCAGCACTTTCCGACAGAAAGCAGATCTGAGGTCTCACTGACAGGACAAATCATAACAAAAGCTGAAAGTAGAATCACCTGTATCATTTACTACAAGGTGTATGTATCATAGTTTCAGTATGCATCATGCATTGTGCAGCCAGCATCCAAAATATCagttatcccccccccccccccccccgaggacATGAAACAAAATCTCATCCTTTGGAAAACCTCCAGCGGACTCACCTGAGGAGTTCTGAACCAGGAGGCTAGTGCTGTATCTCCGGGGAGACTGGTTCCTTTTGAGGAGGTAAATGGGCAGAAACTGACGGTCTGGTGAGTGAATCTGGATGTTTCCTGTGGCCAGAGACAGGACGAGCACTGCAGCGACAAACACCAGGAACAAGGCCAGACTGAAAGACAAGGGAGATGGTGAGAAAAGACAGGATGAATGGAAGGGACAATGTCTCAAAACACATGAGCACTGATTCTTTACAACCCTACAGAAAAATATAGATGTAGTGTAGTTATGACTGACTGACCTGAAACTATCTCGTCTTCAAATTATTTCTGTCATTGAACACTCACGTGTAAACAAAGGCCTTCCTCTCTCTGCGCATGTTGAGCATGTGCAGCCAGGCCACAGTGCTGAACTGCTGCCGCCACAAAGCATGACCTGACACAACATCTGACTTGTTGTCGGAGAACGTGAGCAGCCGCTGGTCTGTATCATCCAGAGAGGCGTTGTCGCCCTCATCCTCAGCCTGTTCCCGATTAAACACACTGTAGTCTGGagacattaaacaaacagatgGAGAAATACGGTCATTTTCTTGAATTAGGAATTCgcttttttcactgctttagTACCACACTCACCAGCTTGGTCCACTTCAGCCTCTGCCTCCAAACGAAGGAAAACGTCCTCcagtgttgtcatggaaaccCCATAGTTGATAATTCCCAGATCAGGTTGACAATCGAGCTGTGAGAACAAGCCTACAAAAGACAAATTAATCATGACTTGCAGCTGGTCCACTGCTGTTACTGTCAAAGCTCAGTCACAAATGAGTTGCAGTAATATATTTAGCATTTGTCTACTGATTGACTGTGTTAACAGTAAGAGGCTGGAAATAACTACAAAGTGAGTATCAATACAGCAATTTGAAACAGATACTATTGttttcacatactgtatctataCAGCGTGATCTTACCTGCAAATGTGTCCAAGCTCTCAAAAGGCAGAGTGAAAGTCAACTCTGCTTCATGTTGCCGAGACAACTTTGCTTTGGGAACATGCTGCTGGACCATTGTGGTGATCTGTTCAGCTTCACATCTCTCATTGACAGACATTCTGCAGGGGAGGCAGAAAACATTAATCTAAAACTATGGTTTTAGACACGGATTGTTATGATGACACAAAAATTTATCAAAATGTTCTTTAAGTGAAGcataatgtcacattttcttttacaatgaTTTGTAGCAATGGTTCACCAAAGGGCCACTAGGGTTTCAAATCCATTGATGGGCCCAGCTCTGTGACAATCGCcattatttaaagctgcaacaataaaCTACATCAGGAAGTAAAGACTACTTGCCTGAGATGATATCCAACACCACACTTGATCTTGAGATACAGCGAAGAGCCAACACATTTCAGCTGTCCTTGAGAGATCACAGCTTTGCGATCTGGAGAAAAACAATATCATCTGTGTTTAACTGTAACAACAGATCAAGTGGAAACTGTGTGATTGTGAAAAGCTGCTGGCAAGTATTGAAGGAAGCTGTGGTGTTTGTGTAATCAATACTTGGTCTGTTATGATTCAATAAAGCATATTACTCATAGCTATAAGGAAGTGGTACATTTAATCTGAAGTGTGCACAGAGTGAAATATGATCCTGACTGGATCCTGAAGGGCTGAGGAAAGCAAATGTGTTATCTTTGAAGGTTAGATAGGGAGAGTAGAGACAGGTAGACTATTGTACCAGGTGGAAACGTTCCTGATAGGGATGAGCAGCTCAGAAAATGAGGTGCTTTCCTAGCAACAGCTACAGTGGAGACTGAGCAATACTTTAGAATTAGACCATTCAGACCACCCTCTGTGTGACTGCTGACCAATCTCTTCTCCAACATTTTAGGTTTGTACTTTTGTTATCTGAAGAATAAAAATTTTGAGTCAGTATGAAATTCCCTGTCCTCCTATGTCTTTGATTTGGTTCCTATGAATCGAGGAGTGAATGTTTTTTGAAGAATTGAAGAGGCCAAATGAAtctcagaagaaaaagaaaaaatacaattgCAAGTTGTCAACATTTCTTCAGATGGAGAAATAAACTATGTCATCTGTATACAAGTAAATTTTACCCTTCCAATTTCCAAACTGGGATGACATCTGGCTAATGGGTTTGGTGCCCGTGGGTGTGTGTACGTTATGTAACAGGTATATTTCATACCAGCGAGGATGTCAGCCTCATCCATGTAATGTGTGCTGAGGACAGTGACTCTGCCAGCTCTGCGGTTCTTCAGCAGCGACCACACCTGGTGTCTGGAGCACGGGTCCATTCCTGCTGTGGGCTCGTCCAGGAGCAGGatctgacacaaacaaacatgatgcAAACTGCTCAGAATGGTGATGATCAGCTGACGTTATCATAGTTACTGATGATTACTGATAACTCAAGGCATTTCAAAGACTAGGATACAAATCAAAGTGTATGAGCATTTGTCCATTTTAAGATACAGGCACCTTGGGATCTCCCAGAATGGCGATGCCCACAGACAGCTTCCTCTTTTGGCCTCCACTCAGATTCTTAGCCTGAGCAGTCATGATCTTTTCCAAGTCCAGATCCTTCAGCACTTTGGTGACctcaaagagaaacaaatataCACCATGGACAAACAGCCTGACATGTTACAGTCCACCTCACACAGCAGTTCTGGATAAGCCATCAAAAATTAGAAAAGGTCAGATTGATAACTCCAGCTGACATTTCCTACCACAAAATTTCTACCTTCTTCAGCCAGCATTTAAAAGAGGCTCCTCTCTCTAAATTACCTCTGCGTCAATATCTGCTGGTGGGATCCCTTTGATGGCGGCAAATATCCTCAGGTGCTCCTCCACAGTCAGCACATCAAAGATTATGTTGAACTGGGGGCAGATTCCCACCAGCTGCTTCATTTCAGACCCATCTGCAATCTCTGCTACCGGGGAGCCGTAGATGGTGGCGGAGCCGTTAGTGGGCGGACAGATGCCACACAGGATGTTCATGAGAGTGGACTTTCCAGCCCCGCTGTGTCCCAGCAGAGCCGTTATCTGGCCCTCATAGATGTCAAATGTCAGACCTGAGGAGGGGATGTAAAGAAGAAGGATGGCATCATGAAATCAATCAGAATAACTGGACAGACTGTGTAGTCCAGCCAATTTATACTGTGAGAACTTGAGCACATTACAACATCTGTCTTCGACCTTAATTGAACTAATTAAATCAAAGTGTTCAGGCCTTACCTCTTAGAGCTTCCACCACGTTGTCCTTCTCTTTGTACACTTTCCGGATGTTGTTGATGCTGCCAGAGATTGAAAGAGCAAGCGTTGAAGAAAAGATATtaagagaaatgagagaagtGTAAACACAGCATGAGTGTCAGAGTGAAGAGCAGCTCTTAGGTTACAGGCTAGTCCCACAGGCCCTTCTCAGCCAGTGGAGCCATGGTGTCTGGCACTGAACcaagaacaaaaacaggcaGCATTTTTAACTCAGCCAGGCACTGATTGCTACTGGAAAAGTCTGCATGTCTCTCCTCAGACTTTAATATCAAAGGGCTCATCCCTGAACACATGTTTTACATATTGATATTTTGTGAACAATATGCTAAAACTGCACATTAAGTGACAATAGTGCTACAAAAGCATCCACCACACAAAGGTTTTTGATTGAACTGGATTGTAGTAACATATCCAGAAGCAGCACTTAGTGTAACTGTAAACACTCattacaaaaaataacttttaattcAACGATGCAAGATCAGTCTTTTACCGAATGGCTTCTTTCCCTCTGAACTCAGGTGAAACAGGTTCAATAGACTCGTCTCCACCAGGAGTCCCGTTCACTTCTGCGTCGTATACTGAGCTCACTTCAACGTAGCGCTTTGTGCGTTTGGACCAATAGGATGGTTTCAGGAAGTACAACAGGGACCTCCTCATTCCAAACTCACCTGCATATCAGACAAAATGTATTAACTATTACACatgataataatattcaaaCAATGTTAGGTTAAGATTAGTTGGGAAACCAACTAACAGTATATTAGTAGACTTAACTCGGTGTAAATTATATTGAGGTATACAATATGTGTTTACTTACCAGGCAGCACCTGGTCCAGGTAGACAGCCAACAAAAGGTAGAGGATGCAGTCCAGAACCAGCATGATCAGGGGTACGTAAAGAGGATGAGGGCCATTGGCCAAGGAAGAAAACACAGCACCATCTCCCTGAGCCTCCAGGTAAACCACCTGACAtatgcatagacacacacatgtacaaatcAAATCCCTACCGCCACAATGATTTGACTCCACACTGCATCATTTTCCCATTAACTGCATGCATCCTATTATTCCTTAGTGTGTTACCTGTGCAATCCCGATTGAGAAGGCGCTGGGGGAGAGCAGGCAGAGGAGCCAGACCAACGGCTGTGGGAAGTCCTTCATCAGCACAGTGAACAGCGACAGGCAACCGAACACCACTGTCAGCATCGAGCCCACTGTGCTGGCAAACTTGGGCTTCTTAAATAACGGAGTCAGcatgaaggagaaaaagatCTGTGGAGTgagaagagataaaagaaaagaagaagggacaccacaagaaataaataagaagaTACTACTATTGTGggtgaacaaagaaaaacatatgtaCAGTTTTACTTTTCCTCGATCACAGCTGTACTCACAGATGATATTCCatagaggaagatgaggaagaaaatgacaaagaagtCACTGTTAGGGAACAGCGCCGTGTACGTAGCAATGATGGACATCAGGATGGACATCATGGTCACCAGTGCAGCATACAGGAGGCCCCATGACAACCTGATGTGGGCACAAAAACGTAAGCATATACACAATCACATGAACATGCAGATACAAATATCTGAAAGTACAgtgactgagtctctcttcttttttacCAGAAGGCCGTGTCATAGAGTCCCATCATGGTCATGGTGTCTTTGAGACGGTGTTCCTTCTCAGCTGCCACGTTGACGATGAGGAAGGTCACAAAGGGTGTGAAGGCCAGGACAAGGTATATGGAGATGAGGGCGTGGGGGAATTTCTGCACCTCCACAGAACCTGGCTGACCCATCATAACCACCTTCAGGTCCATCTCACTCCACACTGACCGCTTCGTCTGCATCTGTACACAAAAACCAGAAGATCACCAGGTCAAACCAGGTCTGCAACTAATTATCATTTTCATTAGCCCTTAatggaatacattttttttttaattcaataaatgatgatgaaattgtgaaaatgttCATCAGCATGTTCTGAGAATTTAGAGtttcaaatagcttgtttttcCTGACCAACACTCCAAAAGTCAAAGATGTTCAAGATAAAATGATatgagaaaaagggaaaagaacCAGCAAATGCTGCTATTGATTGCTTTGTGAATGccaattaaatatttatcaatTCCAAAAGGATAAAAGGATAAGAGCTCATTAACTTATAAGATCagtcttttgaaaaaaataatcttattCTTCAAATCAGTGTCATAAACTTCAAATCCTTTAAAATCAGCCCCAAATTTTCTTGattgtacaaacacacacagtgcaccCCCCTTCTTTAGAATCAAGTGGGTTAATCCGAGAGAACATTGTGCtaattctttcttcttctgtgtgtctcacctggaTGATGGCTGCATCGATCAGAGACTGGAGGCGGATGAAGCCAGAGTACCAGTAATTAGCTGCTCTGCAGTTCACTGAGCTGGTAAAACAGTTGGCTAGAGAAAAATAAgcacaatgacaacaaaataaagtctATGTCAGATatagatgaaaaacacatttcagttcCAGCAGGTGATTATCTTGCTTGCAGTTGTGTATCTTTCTGTGCATTGCATTTAAAATTCCCAGCCCAACTCAATGACATCTGATCCTCTCAGGAGGATCATTATCAGTGAAAGGCAACTGCAAGGATTTTCCACAGATTAACAATGAGCTTTAAATCTGGATTTTGGATTAGCCACTTAGAAACATTCACAGACTACTCCTGTACCCTTCCCAGCATTGTTAAGATTGTgtacttctgtttgtttttgctgaaagtTGAAAACCTGACCCAGTTTGAGATTGTGCAAGCTGTGGAGCCGTTTTCCCCTTCTTGGTCAGGAGCAATAACTGCCACCCTTATCAAGGGCCTGATTAATGGAGGGCTGCAGAAATGGTTTTCTTTGTGGTAGGTTCACCCATCTCTAAAGAGAACTCTGAAGCTTTGTTTACTAGAGTACAGTCAGATCCAATCTTAATGGAAAcacctttttccttttcacatcAACAAAGCCAAACGGACAGTGATTCATACTGTAAATCCATCACTAGATTCATGTAATGCCCTGTGCTGTGTAATTAGTGACTAGTGATTACTTTCAAAATTCAAATGCTTCAGTATAGAGTCTTCAAGGTGTCAATCTAGGCAGTATGCAGTATATGTGAAGGTTTACAAAATGCTGTGTCAGTTAAATGTCCTAAAAAATTAGGTTTTACTATTCCACCTTTTTACACAAAGctgtttggatttttatttttttaaaacaggaaatctcAACATgtataagaaagaaaataaaacaacaaaatacaataagATAAGAGAAAGTCACATCAGATTTTACCAATAGATTCTGTGTAATCGCTCGGCAGGGGCAGCTGGTTGTACGGGAAACGAAGTCTGTAAGACGTGGCAGAGCTGTCCATGAACACAACACCAACATAGCTGGACGGCTCATACAGGCTGGCATTCTCCAGGTCCTCCTCACTGGCAAACATCTCCAAACGATCCTGCATGTCTGAAAACACAAGGAGGAGGacaaaagtgtcataaaaatttcaaaaacaatacAGAGTTGTTTTGTACTGTAGGTGTGAAATGAAAGCATAACATAGGTGTCAGGCACTTACGCATCTCCTGGGCCACCTCCTCCATGATGTGGTTAGTGATGTTAGTGATTGGTGTGTAGCCCAAGCCTTTGAAGAAGTGCTCATCCCGCTCCAGCTCCATAGTGCTGATGCCTCCATAGTAAACATGAGGGTTGAGGGTGCTGATGAGTATCAGGAGACCCAGCAGTAACAGAGGTAAGATCAATTCctgtacaaacacataaaatgaacaGCTGATGAGAAAACCTCACATCATTTGTTCATCCTTGGAGAATTGTACTCTAGGTTAGTCTTAAAACTACCACATTTCCATTCATCCTTTTATCCAGGTAAGCACGTAAATCAAGCTCATCTGGGGCTTGGCAACTTGATCGTGTACTGTAAAAGATTATCCTGGATCACTGGATCCTCCAGTGATTTGGTTCATTTGGGATTGTCTTTGTACACAAAACAACTATAATCTCATTTAGTAAACACTTTGTCCTTGAAAACAAACCAGGATTTCCTTTCAAACCAACAAAGGTAAGTCCTTAGAACAAATGGTTATATAGGATAAACACTTGGCATCTCCAGCAGGAAGTTAACAAGGGAAATTATTCACACTGCAGTTTAGGAAATCCCTGGACGTTCCTAACTGTTGTTAAggaagctgcagctcttcaaaAGATATGTTGAtacacagaggcataaaaaatgcagCAGTGCAACTTAAAGccaaatgaaaaatgcatggcCTAAGAAGAATGGAAGGGGGAAGAGGAACAAgccatcttgttttttctttatttaattccAAAATCAACTTTTATATTGTGTATAAATTAAGGAATACTTCACCAAAAGGTTTGAGAGTcctttgtttgttctttgttgcATTGGAGCAACCACAAGTGCACTGACTCACACAGGCATGACAGCATGGCCACATCATAAGGCTCATTAACTGTGGCTGAGGTTTCCCTGGAATAAAACCTTAAAACTTTCTCAGAGATCCAGATAGAGTATGGATCACAACAGTGTGCTATCCTTTAGAGAAAAGGTGCCTGGAAAGCAGGGTCATGGTTTATCTTTCGCAAAAGAAATCCCCAAAACATCACAGACATTGACTCAGTTATCAGAGTTAAATATATCAACTACGAGGGGTAAAATACTTtcatttataaagaaaaaaatcaaggacTTTGTTCAAATAAAATGGTAGATATTCTGTATAAATGTAAGCAAgtaataaagaatgaaaaatgagtCAAACTACATTTACAAAGTATACAGATATTAAgttgtgaatatttaaaaagttaGTATCTATCACTTAAATTACCTATATTAGGTTCTTCTACACTTACTTTGCACAATGTTTTCTCCATATTTCAACTGACTTTGCTGACAAGTTGGGAGATATTATGACAACTGTCAAACACAGCAATAGAAAAACAGGCAAAAGCTGGATAAAACTGAACACCCCAGAACAAGCTTGTGCTCTAAACAAATTCACATCAGTGCTGCTGAAAGCTAAGAACCTGAAGACTCTGTTGCTTGGTCCTCCATTTGATGAGCAGATTCTTGTATAGAAGACTTCTTGTTTGGTGCCAGACTCCAGCATTTCTTCTATACATGGGCTGCATGCTTCCAGCATGCCTCATCTGGATGACGTATGGACGAGAAGTCTCCCTAATGCTGGCCTCAGCTGAAAGGCAGAGAAATGCCAGAGCCATTACTTAGTATACACAGGAGGACTTAAATGAGTGTCAACTAATTGATTGGTCAATCAGCAGAAGAATTATCTGTAATTTGATAATTAGCTAATTACTTTTCTCTATCATAtctgatagtaaactgaatattgtGGGGCTCTCTAATGTCTAATCTACTTGGGCTGTGAAAAATTATGTTGATAATTTTACACAATTTATGCAATTTAACAGACAAACAATTAAccgagaaaataatcagcagattaatggaTAATGATAAAAGTTAGTTGCAACCCTAATATTCAGTATGTGCCATAGTATTGATTCATAGAATAGGCTATACATTCAAAACCTTCACCATTGCTTTGATGGATTTTCTATAGTAATGTATTAATGGATCACGGGTGGAGTGATACATTAGTGTAAACACCAAAATAAACATTCAATACATTTTCTTGTACATTTTACTTGTACTTAAGCAGAGTATGCATTTTTCCTTGGAAAGACCTCTAACAGTTGGATGCAATTAGTTTAGCTAAACCCACTTTATCCAACTGGATATAACACCAGCTATAACACCAGCTATAAAACTACCTCTACTACTCAGGGCTGTAGCTTTCACCCTTCGCTCAGTGAGTCATACACTAGTTCAGAGCAGCTCACACTGCTGTGATGCTGGAGTCGCAGTGTTGACAACTGCACTACCACCATGTTCGTGAAGTGGCTAATAATAAAGCGTACCGCAATTGAAACCTAGCGTACCTGATAAATCGGGATTTAGCTGGTTATCGCGAATAGCTAGCTGCCGTTAGCCTGTAAACTAACGCTAACCTGCTATCTGGTGTGTTGGCACGGCTGACAATATTTTTCGTTTGAATTGAACAGGCGTTGTCCACGCCGCTTTGTCCTGATACCCACTGTATTTTAGAAAAAGTGTAACGAGCTAAATACGCGAGTCTGCACCCAAAATGAACCGACAGAAATTATAAAATTGTTTCTCCTGAGCTAACGTGCTGTGTGACAGACcgagtgtatgtgtgcgcatAAGGAATCATGCTAGCAAGCTACAGCAACACAAGCCGATATTCCTgtgaaaaatacatattcactgagaaaagcaaacatttaaCATACTCACGAATGAAATACATTAAGGCATATCTTTCCTCAGCTTGTGGTTTAACGGCCTTACATTACAGACGTTATTTTATATCAAGTAAACCTCCTGAAACGACCCCAGGTTTCTCACGTCACTACTTCCTCCTGTCAAAGATCCCAGATCCCAGAAAATATAACGTGAACCAATCAGATCAGCTCTAACTGTTAATGACAACTGTATGGTCCAATCAGAGTGTCCAAgtggcttttattttcatatcacaAACGGCAtatcaatatataaataaaacaatcaccatttttttcacttataatttactttaattacaaaaaacatacatataagGTGCCTCCTTGGCGAACAATGTGAATACAAATTAAATAGTTATATTGCAATACGGAAATGAGTAGAAGGATGTTTGATAAGTAACAGGTGAAATATCATGAGGTCATCTTTTAAGTGCTTCTTAATCTTTTTAAACCTCACCCGTATAGTTGAACTGTGTTGAAACCCACAAAAGTTATATTTAAAATACGTATGACCCCAAACTCTACAAAGATACGCAAATAAGCTTAATGTTGaggaaatgtgtataaaatgatcCACAGACATTgcaaatatttccatttgattgaaagccataaaaacatggattCTTAGGTCTGAATTTGCCCTGTAAACATCATATAGCTTTCAGGAGAGGCTGAAACTGTGCTATTAGTTTTTTCCCCATTTACATCACTTTGTATTAAGTTcatagataaataaaagatattcATGGCATTGAAAGcatcctcactttacttttagtgccTAAAACTTCCGCACAGGACTGTGTCTTAAACTGTCAAACCTTAAAGCAACATAGAGGGGAAAACTGGATGGGGTTATAGAACGTGTCTATGTTGGTGTGTACTGTAGTATTCCTCTATTCGATTTGAAAGTGGTGATGGCGGTGAGTGTGAGTAGGAGGTTTCTGGAATATCCCTGAATTGAAGGAAGCCATGAAGTGGGGTGGGCACAGGGAGCTGATGGACTATATTGGTCGTCATCAGTAGATCTGGTCCCAACACAGCTCTAACCTGCAGTCGGCAGATGTGGGCAAGACAGGGAATGGAGTCTAGAGGGAgcaaagagaataaaaacagttacaATTCAAGTTTACTACAGATAAGTAGGAGCATATACTGCTGTATATATGTTGTCATTGTACCTAAATATGGACTTGGTTCCCAGGTCTTTTCCACCCGTCTTTCATTCAGAATATGTTTTAAAGGGGCAGAAAGAGTTGACCAGTTTACAAACTCTAGTAGGTAATTCAACACCTCGTTGTCTGCCTGTTCCAACCTACAAAGTATAGCGGACAGAGAAAGAATGATCAAGAACCGCCCTCTGATAACTCACCATAGAAAGACTAAAAGGGAGAAGAGAGCCTTACATGTGGGGTTGAAGCAGTAGAGAAGGGTCCAATCCTGCCTTCAGAAGCAGAGGAAGCCAACAGGCAGCAAAATGCACTTGGTTTTGTGCCACACAGAGCAGCTCCCTCAGTTCCTGCAGCTTTAACACAGTTTTCCCATGATGTTGTGATACAGTACAGTCCCTGATCAAAGTCTCTGGTCGAGGGATCAATCTGTGCTCAAGTATCAGCTGCAGAAAGTCTGTTTTGTCAGTGGCCAAGGCATACATCCAGTCCTCCTCAGTCAAACTTGCTCCTGCAGCTACCAGCAACCTCACTATTTCACTGAAAGAGATTTTAATCATAGTCAATagcacacacatctgtcttattttgtgtgtgttgttggagTGTGAGTGGTTTAAATCTGCTTTCTTACAAACCTGTATGGTTTGTTGGACATTTGACACAAGGCGAGGGCGAGTGGTGAACGGAGGCCAAAGTTGTGTGTGCAGTTCTGGGCATCTGGGCTATAGCCTTCACTTAGGAGCAGCTCGACACTCTTGATCTGACTGTTGTTGATGGTCACGTACAGTGGACTTACCATGCCATCACCACGGTCACACACACGATCCGTAACAGCTATCAGCTTCCTGAGGATACTGCATTAACAGAATTACAGACgtttaatgtaaaaaatgtgtgaaactaCGTATAGCAtctccaaaaatgtcaaacgatttgcttcttttctctaTTGTTAACAACATATCCTAGTTATTAGACTCTGAGTTGGACAAAACGAGCTATAAGAAGGTGTCAATTTGGGCTTAGAAAAACTGTAacaacatttttcactattcTCTGACATAtgctaaatgattaatcaattgttaaaaaaaaactgacagactTATCAATGATGAAAAGAGTAATTAGTTGTAGCCCTAATGATGATACACTGATATTATGACTGAGGCCGGCTGGTCTGAAAGAATGATTGCACAAAGTTCTACTTGTACCCTTGAGTGACTGTTGCAAGATCAAAGGATTGACAAGAAAAAACTTTTCTGACGTACAAAATTATGAAGAATACTGTTTCCCTAAATACTCTTTTTGTGACAAATGCAACATGTGATGAGAGATCACAAGTAGATACTGTTTCTTTT comes from the Seriola aureovittata isolate HTS-2021-v1 ecotype China chromosome 21, ASM2101889v1, whole genome shotgun sequence genome and includes:
- the abca5 gene encoding ATP-binding cassette sub-family A member 5 isoform X2 — its product is MRHAGSMQPMYRRNAGVWHQTRSLLYKNLLIKWRTKQQSLQELILPLLLLGLLILISTLNPHVYYGGISTMELERDEHFFKGLGYTPITNITNHIMEEVAQEMHMQDRLEMFASEEDLENASLYEPSSYVGVVFMDSSATSYRLRFPYNQLPLPSDYTESIANCFTSSVNCRAANYWYSGFIRLQSLIDAAIIQMQTKRSVWSEMDLKVVMMGQPGSVEVQKFPHALISIYLVLAFTPFVTFLIVNVAAEKEHRLKDTMTMMGLYDTAFWLSWGLLYAALVTMMSILMSIIATYTALFPNSDFFVIFFLIFLYGISSIFFSFMLTPLFKKPKFASTVGSMLTVVFGCLSLFTVLMKDFPQPLVWLLCLLSPSAFSIGIAQVVYLEAQGDGAVFSSLANGPHPLYVPLIMLVLDCILYLLLAVYLDQVLPGEFGMRRSLLYFLKPSYWSKRTKRYVEVSSVYDAEVNGTPGGDESIEPVSPEFRGKEAIRINNIRKVYKEKDNVVEALRGLTFDIYEGQITALLGHSGAGKSTLMNILCGICPPTNGSATIYGSPVAEIADGSEMKQLVGICPQFNIIFDVLTVEEHLRIFAAIKGIPPADIDAEVTKVLKDLDLEKIMTAQAKNLSGGQKRKLSVGIAILGDPKILLLDEPTAGMDPCSRHQVWSLLKNRRAGRVTVLSTHYMDEADILADRKAVISQGQLKCVGSSLYLKIKCGVGYHLRMSVNERCEAEQITTMVQQHVPKAKLSRQHEAELTFTLPFESLDTFAGLFSQLDCQPDLGIINYGVSMTTLEDVFLRLEAEAEVDQADYSVFNREQAEDEGDNASLDDTDQRLLTFSDNKSDVVSGHALWRQQFSTVAWLHMLNMRRERKAFVYTLALFLVFVAAVLVLSLATGNIQIHSPDRQFLPIYLLKRNQSPRRYSTSLLVQNSSGSDISDFIHNLESQDIKVEMMKHGDYMAAAPHSAAINVTGSSKGFRYSVAFNSTTVHSLPMAVNILSNALLRGLNGTGHIRTWTKPFDYQIPDATSYALVYIEAIILGMLAAGMPAYFAMDHTRDREIKCRSTLRISGLVPSAYWCGQAAVDIPFYYLILSCMTSILFCFHTGNLLTSSNLTAVVLCTVGFGPAMILFTYVFSFGFARVQSNKDFFSVISMMVCVVSASLVQLSFVNDNPGLTRNLHNLLCFFNPLYPLMGCLNCITKATFLPSLYEENFLWKNLLIAVVAPYLQCILLLFLLRWLEIHYGGRTMKNDQFCRISSKAKPKVEKNPEEGLNEDEDVQMEKARVKEALTCQSCEEKPAVVVSNLRKQYKGRREGFSLNKRRKVATKNISFCVRKGEVLGLLGPNGAGKSTVMHMLSGDTDPTAGQVLMGDYSTELRPVDNPLEHVGYCPQVNPLWPRITLQEHLEIYAAIKGLRGQDVPGIIRRVVNALELKDHLNKQAKSLSAGLKRKLCFALSMIGNPQIVLLDEPSSGMDPKSKQRMWRAIRAAFKNRQRGAILTTHYMEEAEAVCDRVAIMVSGQLRCIGSIQHLKGKYGRGYSLEVKLREELTGLQQVALLHKEILRIFPHAARQESFATLMVYKIPMEDVKSLAKSFSQLESAKQTFNFEEYNFSQSTLEQVFMEFAKEQENEEDEMGSLSTTFQWQRLRQDGAVSVNHTDSIVHQL